From the Cupriavidus necator N-1 genome, one window contains:
- a CDS encoding xanthine dehydrogenase family Fe-S subunit, with translation MQTIEFNVNGRRVSGACADRTHLGDFLRDTHSLTGTHLGCEHGVCGACTVLLDDKPVRSCITFAAACQGADIVTVEGYQDDAVMADLRAAFNQHHALQCGFCTPGMLATARDIVLRLPDADDATIRHELSGNLCRCTGYMGIVAAIRSVLDARRDAAGVIARHVAGAAPAEAPFTGFAVADEALGTLPHLAAGTGAEAERSADRKGWSRIEGSFTVPYALDSVWAFMADLPAVAGCLPGAVLTEIAGEKVKGHIAIKFGPMSARFDGAARLQRDDALKRGVLKGAGQDSLSNSKAAGDIAYQLKALSAHETEVAVDLQYSLQGPLAQFSRSGLVRDFVRRMIADFGKSVARRMDPTLSDAERNQAVRLNPVAMFFGVLWERVKRWFGAR, from the coding sequence GTGCAGACCATCGAATTCAATGTCAACGGCCGCCGGGTTTCTGGCGCGTGCGCGGACCGGACGCACCTGGGCGACTTCCTGCGCGACACGCACAGCCTGACCGGCACCCACCTCGGCTGCGAACACGGCGTGTGCGGCGCCTGCACCGTGCTGCTCGACGACAAGCCGGTGCGGTCGTGCATCACCTTCGCGGCTGCCTGCCAGGGCGCTGACATTGTCACCGTCGAAGGCTACCAGGACGATGCCGTGATGGCCGACCTGCGCGCGGCGTTCAACCAGCATCATGCCCTGCAATGCGGCTTCTGCACGCCGGGTATGCTGGCGACCGCACGCGACATCGTGCTGCGCCTGCCCGATGCGGACGACGCCACCATCCGTCACGAGTTGTCGGGAAACCTGTGCCGCTGCACCGGCTATATGGGAATCGTCGCCGCCATCCGCTCGGTACTGGACGCACGCCGCGACGCAGCCGGCGTGATTGCGCGGCACGTCGCGGGCGCGGCGCCGGCCGAAGCGCCGTTCACCGGTTTTGCCGTTGCCGACGAAGCGCTCGGCACGCTGCCGCACCTGGCCGCCGGCACCGGCGCCGAGGCGGAACGGTCAGCCGACCGCAAGGGCTGGTCGCGCATCGAAGGCAGCTTCACCGTCCCCTACGCGCTCGACTCGGTTTGGGCCTTCATGGCCGACCTGCCAGCCGTCGCGGGCTGCCTGCCGGGCGCGGTGCTCACTGAAATTGCGGGGGAGAAGGTCAAGGGTCATATCGCCATCAAGTTCGGCCCGATGTCCGCCAGGTTCGACGGCGCCGCGCGCCTGCAGCGCGACGACGCGCTCAAGCGTGGCGTGCTGAAGGGCGCAGGCCAGGATTCGCTCAGCAACTCCAAGGCCGCCGGCGACATCGCCTACCAGCTGAAGGCGCTCTCCGCGCACGAGACCGAAGTCGCGGTCGACCTGCAGTATTCGCTGCAAGGGCCGCTGGCGCAGTTCTCGCGGTCGGGGCTGGTGCGGGATTTCGTGCGGCGCATGATTGCCGATTTCGGCAAGTCGGTGGCGCGCCGGATGGACCCGACGCTGAGCGATGCCGAACGCAACCAGGCGGTACGCCTCAATCCGGTGGCGATGTTCTTCGGCGTGCTGTGGGAGCGGGTCAAACGATGGTTCGGCGCCCGCTGA
- a CDS encoding helix-turn-helix domain-containing protein gives MTQALAQMPQADGPPAVGMALQALRQQQRLSLDELSRRAGVSKSMLSQIERNLANPTVAVLWRLANALGVSLTDFLAGGAAERPGGGITVIQPHATPSLKSPDTRCDLRILGPIDLAGRFEWYELTIQAGGVLASEPHEAGTQEHLSVLSGSMTVRAGVDEKKLRHGETARYAADVAHAISNGGKTTATALLVVVHPG, from the coding sequence ATGACGCAAGCCCTTGCCCAAATGCCGCAGGCCGACGGGCCGCCCGCCGTCGGCATGGCGCTGCAGGCGCTGCGCCAGCAGCAGCGCCTGTCGCTCGATGAACTGTCGCGCCGTGCCGGCGTATCCAAGTCGATGCTGTCGCAGATCGAACGCAACCTGGCCAACCCCACCGTGGCGGTGCTGTGGCGCCTGGCCAATGCGCTTGGCGTCAGCCTGACGGATTTCCTGGCCGGCGGCGCGGCAGAGCGGCCGGGCGGCGGCATCACCGTGATCCAGCCACATGCCACGCCATCGCTGAAAAGCCCCGATACCCGCTGCGACCTGCGCATCCTGGGCCCGATCGACCTGGCCGGCCGCTTCGAGTGGTATGAGCTGACCATCCAGGCCGGCGGCGTGCTGGCCTCCGAGCCGCACGAAGCCGGCACCCAGGAACACCTGTCGGTGCTGAGCGGATCGATGACGGTGCGCGCGGGCGTCGATGAGAAGAAGCTGAGGCACGGCGAGACCGCGCGCTATGCGGCCGATGTCGCACATGCGATCTCCAATGGCGGCAAGACCACTGCCACCGCACTACTGGTTGTAGTGCATCCGGGCTGA
- the kbl gene encoding glycine C-acetyltransferase, with translation MSNAEAFYASIRTELESIRAAGLFKNERVIATPQGARVRTTDGREVINLCANNYLGLSSHPQVIEAAHEALRTHGFGLSSVRFICGTQDLHKTLEARLSAFLGTEDTILYGSAFDANGGLFETLLGAEDAVISDALNHASIIDGIRLSKARRYRYQHNDMDDLRVQLEQARADGARYTLVFSDGVFSMDGTVARLDQMRTICDEYDALLGIDECHATGFMGQRGRGTHEARGVFGKIDIITGTLGKALGGASGGFTSARKEVVALLRQRSRPYLFSNTVAPAIVGASIAVLDILEASTELRDRLEGNTRFFRAGLDQLGFDVKAGDHPIIPIMVYDADKAQQLAQRLLELGVYVVGFFYPVVPKGQARIRVQMSALHDEAALQEALEAFGQAGRELGLI, from the coding sequence ATGTCGAATGCCGAGGCATTCTATGCATCCATCCGTACCGAACTCGAAAGCATCCGCGCGGCGGGGCTGTTCAAGAATGAGCGCGTGATCGCCACGCCGCAGGGTGCGCGGGTGCGCACCACCGACGGCCGCGAGGTCATCAACCTGTGCGCCAATAACTACCTTGGCTTGTCGTCGCACCCGCAGGTGATCGAGGCCGCGCACGAGGCGCTGCGCACGCATGGCTTCGGGCTGAGCTCGGTGCGCTTTATCTGCGGCACGCAGGACCTGCATAAGACGCTGGAGGCGCGGCTGTCGGCCTTCCTCGGCACTGAGGACACCATCCTCTATGGCTCGGCCTTCGATGCCAATGGCGGTTTGTTCGAAACGCTGCTGGGCGCGGAAGACGCGGTCATCAGCGATGCGCTCAACCATGCCTCGATCATCGACGGCATCCGCCTGTCCAAGGCACGCCGCTACCGCTACCAGCACAACGACATGGACGACCTGCGCGTGCAGCTGGAGCAGGCGCGGGCCGACGGTGCGCGCTACACGCTGGTGTTTTCCGACGGCGTGTTCTCGATGGACGGCACCGTGGCGCGGCTGGACCAGATGCGCACGATCTGCGATGAGTACGACGCGCTGCTGGGCATCGACGAATGCCATGCCACCGGTTTCATGGGCCAGCGCGGGCGCGGCACGCATGAGGCGCGCGGCGTGTTCGGCAAGATCGACATCATCACCGGCACGCTGGGCAAGGCGCTGGGCGGCGCCTCGGGCGGCTTCACCAGCGCGCGCAAGGAAGTGGTGGCGCTGCTGCGCCAGCGCTCGCGGCCCTATCTGTTCTCCAACACGGTGGCGCCGGCCATCGTGGGCGCGTCGATCGCGGTGCTCGATATCCTGGAAGCCAGTACCGAGCTGCGTGACCGGCTGGAGGGCAATACCAGGTTCTTCCGCGCGGGACTGGACCAGCTGGGATTCGACGTCAAGGCGGGCGACCACCCCATCATCCCGATCATGGTCTACGACGCCGACAAGGCGCAGCAACTCGCGCAGCGCCTGCTGGAGCTGGGCGTGTACGTGGTCGGCTTCTTCTACCCGGTGGTGCCCAAGGGGCAGGCGCGCATCCGCGTGCAGATGAGCGCGCTGCATGACGAAGCCGCGCTGCAAGAGGCGCTGGAAGCCTTTGGCCAGGCTGGCCGCGAACTGGGGCTGATCTGA
- a CDS encoding L-threonine 3-dehydrogenase produces MEDGKPKILIVGANGQIGSELALALAERYGRTNVITSDVVPTGRHVHLTHEMLNATDRGELATVVERHGITQVYLLAAALSATGEKAPQWAWNLNMTSLLNVLELARQTGLERVFWPSSIAAFGPTTPAGQTPQKTVMEPTTVYGISKQAGEGWCRWYHANHGVDVRSVRYPGLISHKTPPGGGTTDYAVDIFHAAVKGEPYTCFLKEDEALPMMYMPDAIRATIELMEAPADKLGERGSYNIAGMSFTPAQIAAAIREQVPGFQIRYEPDYRQAIAQGWPDSIDDSVARADWGWKAEYGLKEMVADMLANLKVTLPA; encoded by the coding sequence ATGGAAGATGGCAAACCGAAGATCCTGATCGTCGGCGCCAACGGCCAGATCGGGTCTGAACTGGCACTGGCGCTGGCCGAGCGCTACGGGCGCACCAACGTGATCACCTCCGACGTGGTGCCCACCGGCCGGCACGTGCACCTGACGCACGAGATGCTCAACGCGACCGACCGGGGCGAGCTGGCCACCGTGGTCGAGCGCCATGGCATCACACAGGTCTACCTGCTGGCCGCCGCGCTATCCGCCACCGGCGAAAAGGCGCCGCAGTGGGCCTGGAACCTCAATATGACCAGCCTGCTCAACGTGCTGGAGCTGGCACGGCAGACCGGGCTGGAGCGGGTGTTCTGGCCAAGCTCGATTGCAGCCTTTGGCCCGACCACGCCTGCCGGACAGACACCGCAGAAGACCGTGATGGAGCCCACCACCGTCTACGGCATCTCCAAGCAGGCGGGCGAGGGCTGGTGCCGCTGGTATCACGCCAACCACGGCGTGGATGTACGCAGCGTGCGCTATCCGGGCCTGATCTCTCACAAGACCCCGCCCGGCGGCGGCACCACCGACTATGCGGTCGACATCTTCCATGCGGCGGTGAAGGGCGAGCCCTACACCTGCTTCCTGAAGGAAGACGAGGCCCTGCCGATGATGTACATGCCCGATGCCATCCGCGCCACCATCGAACTGATGGAAGCGCCAGCGGACAAGCTCGGCGAGCGCGGCAGCTACAACATTGCCGGGATGAGCTTCACGCCCGCGCAGATTGCAGCGGCCATCCGCGAGCAGGTGCCGGGCTTCCAGATCCGCTATGAACCCGACTATCGCCAGGCGATTGCGCAGGGCTGGCCGGATTCGATCGACGATTCGGTCGCGCGCGCGGACTGGGGCTGGAAGGCCGAGTACGGCTTGAAGGAGATGGTGGCGGACATGCTGGCCAACCTGAAGGTGACGCTGCCCGCCTGA